One Sphingomonas kaistensis genomic window, ATGAGACCGCCGATTAGGCCCGAAATGGTCTTGTTGGGGCTGATCGTCGGCGCAAGCTTGGGCCCGCCAAAGGTTCGACCCGTGAAGAAGGCCCCGATGTCGGCGCTCCAGGTGACAATAAACGCCCACAGCACCAGCTCGAACCCCTGGCTCCCCGCGGGCACCCCTGCCCGTTCGCGTACCCACAACAGCGAAAGGGCCGGCAGGAGGGCAAAGGCAAAGCCGCCAAGGTGCCAGGCCAGCCCCCAGCCGCGGACCATCTTGGCCCATTCGTAATAGATGGCGGTCGCAGCGGCCGCCACGAGAACGGCGAAGGCAGTGCCCCCCACCCATTCGGCGGTCAGCGCCGTCAGGACCAGCAGCACGCCGGTAATCGAGCGAAGCGCGATCTCGCTCATCGACCGCCGAACCGCCGCTGCCTGCGCGCAAATTCACCCAGCGCCGCATTGAAAGCGGCTTCGTCGAAGTCCGGCCACAAGGTGTCGACGAAGTGCAGTTCGGCATAGGCTGCCTGCCACAGGAGGAAATTCGACAGCCGCACTTCGCCGCTGGTGCGAATCAGGAGATCGAGCGGCGGCAGATCGCGAGTGTGCAGAAGGTCTTCGATCGCCGCGATGTCGATGCTCTCGGGATCGACCGACCCGTCGCGCACGCCGCGGGCCAGCGCCTTTGCCGCCCCGACCAACTCGGCTTGGCTGCCGTAGTTGAGCGCCACGACCAGCGTTAGCCGGTCGTTGTCGCGGGTTTCCTCGACCGCTTGTTGAAGCCGGTCGTAGAGCTCGTTCCCGAACGCCGCCGGCTCACCGATCAGCTTGAGCCGAACCTTTTCCTTCTGCAGCGTGCCAAGCTCGCGCTCGAGATAAAAGCGCATCAGGCCCTTGAGGTCGCTGACCTCATCTTCCGAGCGCCGCCAGTTCTCGCTCGAGAAGGCGTAGAGCGTCAGAACCTCGACGCCGCTATCGACCGCCGCCTGCATGGTCCGGCGCACCGCTTCCGCGCCGGCGCGGTGGCCGGCGACACGGGGCAGCGAACGCCGGGTGGCCCAGCGGCCATTGCCGTCCATGATGATGGCGACGTGGCGAGGAACCGCGCCCTCGCCGGTCCCGAGCGTGGCCGAGGGAGCGCGTGCCTCGACATCGCTCGGCACCGGCGGGGTGGTCGAACTCACTTGCCGAGGATTTCCTTTTCCTTGGCCTGCGCCGCGGCATCGATTTCCTTGATCGTGTCGTCGGTGATCTTCTGGACCTCGGTGTCGAGCTTCTTGTGCTCGTCCTCGCTGATTTCCTTTTTCTTCTCGTCGGTCTTCAGCGCGTCCATCGCGTCCCGGCGCACGTTACGCGCGGCGATACGGGCCTTTTCGGCATATTGGCTGACCAGCTTGGCAAGCTCCTTGCGGCGCTCCTCGGTCATGTCGGGGATCGGCAGCCGGATCATCTGTCCATCGGTGATCGGGTTGATGCCGAGCCCGCCCGAACGGATCGCCTTTTCCACCGCGTTGAGGTTGGACTTGTCCCACACCTGCACCGAGATCATCCGCGGCTCGGGGACCGAGACGGTCGCGACTTGGTTCAGCGGCATCTTGGCGCCGTAAACCTCGACCTGGATCGGATCGAGCAGCGCGGTTGACGCGCGCCCGGTGCGAAGTCCACCCAGATCGCTCTTGAGCGCGTCCACCGACCCCGCCATGCGGCGCTTCACATCGGCCTTATCATAGGCTGGCATCTTAACGTTCCTCCTGGTCCTGAACGATCGTCGCCACGCCCTCGCCCGCAAGCACCTTGGCAAGGTTGCCGGGCTGGCGGACGTTGAAGACGACAATTGGAATATCGTTGTCACGGCACAGCGCGACCGCGGCCGCGTCCATGATCTTGAGGTCCTCGGCAAGCACCCGGTCGAAGCCGATGGTGTCGAAGCGCTTGGCGTCCTTCACCTTCTTCGGATCGGCCGAATACACGCCGTCGACGCTGGTGCCCTTGAACAGGGCGTTGCACTTCATCTCGGCGGCGCGCAGCGCGGCGCCGGTGTCGGTGGTGAAATAAGGCGAGCCGACGCCGGCGGCGAAGATCACCACCCGCCCCTTGGCGAGATGACGCTCGGCACGGCGACGGATGACGGGTTCGCACACTTGGTCCATCTTGATCGCGCTTTGCACGCGGGTGTCGACGCCGATCTGCTCCAGCGCATTCTGCACCGCGAGCGCGTTCATCACGGTCGCCAGCATGCCCATGTAATCGGCCTGCGCCCGGTCCATGCCCTTGGCGGCGCCGGCCATGCCGCGGAAGATGTTGCCGCCGCCGATCACCAGGCACAGTTCAAAGCCGGCATCCTTGGCGGCCTTTACCTCCGACGCCATGGCGGCGACCGTTTCCTGGTCGATGCCGAACTGGCCGGGCCCCATCAACGCCTCGCCCGACAGCTTCAGGAGAATGCGGTTGAAGCGGCGGGCCATGGGCGTTGGGTGTCTTTCGGATGTGAAACGGGCGGCAGCGCTTCTATAAGCGCCGCCGCCCGCTTGCCAACCCGTCATACCGGGCCGGCGCTTGGAGTTAACCCTGCTTGACGCCCGACGCGGCGGCAACTTCGGCAGCGAAATCGCTCTGCTGCTTCTCGATGCCTTCGCCGAGCTGGAAGCGGACGAAGTCGACGATGGTCGCCGAACCGCCAGCCGCCTTGGCTTCCGCCGAGACATAATCCTGCACCGGGGTCTTGCCGTCGAACACCACTGCCTGGGTCAGGAGGGCGCTTTCCTTGCGGAACTTGTCGACCGGGCCCTTGAGGATCTTTTCGGCGATGTCGGCGGGCTTGCCGGCAATCTTGTCGGCATTCTTTTCACGCGCGATCGCGGCTTCACGCTCGATCACGGCCGGGTCGATATCGTCGCCGGTCAGCGCCAGCGGGTTAGCCGCGGCGATGTGCATGGCGATCTGCTTGCCGAGGCTTTCGAGCTTGTCGGCCGGGGCATCGCCGGCAAGCGCGACGAGCACGCCGATCTTGCCCATGCCAGGCGCGGCGGCATTGTGGACATAGGCCACGACCGCACCGTCATCGACGCTGAGCATCTTGGCGCGGCGCAGGTTCTGGTTCTCGCCGATGGTGGCGATGTTCTCGGTCAGCGCTTCGTCGACCGACTTGCCCGACGGCATGGTCTGGCCCTTGAGCGCCTCGACGTCGCCATTGCCGTCCAGCGCGAGCTTGGTGACGTCACGGACGAAGTTCTGGAACTGCTCGTTCTTGGCGACGAAGTCGGTTTCCGAGTTGACCTCGACGACCACGCCCTTGGTGCCTTCGACGGCAACGCCGACGAGACCTTCGGCGGCAGTGCGGCCGGCCTTCTTGCCTGCCGAAGCGAGGCCCTTGGCGCGCAGCCAATCGATCGACTGTTCGATATCGCCGTTGTTCTCGGCAAGCGCCTTCTTGCAGTCCATCATGCCGGCGCCCGAGCGCTCGCGCAGTTCCTTGACCATTGCGGCCGTGATGTCAGCCATGTGCGAATTCCTTTTACTCCCCTCCCGCTGACGGGAGAGGCTGGGGGAGAAATGTGAAAGCGGCGGAGAGCGTCACTGGTGTGACAACCCTCCACCGCAGGTTCTCGCTGGGCGAGAAAGAAGCTTACGCCTCCAGCGCGGCTTCCGCCGGCGGCTCGGCCATCGCGCCGATGTCGACGCCCTGGCGCTGCTGATTGCCGGTCTTGCCCGAGGTCGAGGCCTCGGCCACGGCGTCGGCATAAAGCCGGATCGCGCGGCTGGCGTCGTCGTTGCCCGGAACCGGGAAGGCGATGCCTTCGGGGTTCGAGTTCGAATCGAGGATCGCGACAACGGGGATGCCAAGGACGTTGGCTTCCTTGATCGCCAGCTCTTCCTTGTTGGTGTCGATCACGAACATGACGTCGGGCAGGCCGCCCATGTCACGAATGCCGCCAAGGCTCTTTTCGAGCTTGTCGCGCTCGCGGGTCAGTTGAAGGACTTCCTTCTTGGT contains:
- a CDS encoding phosphatidate cytidylyltransferase, whose translation is MSEIALRSITGVLLVLTALTAEWVGGTAFAVLVAAAATAIYYEWAKMVRGWGLAWHLGGFAFALLPALSLLWVRERAGVPAGSQGFELVLWAFIVTWSADIGAFFTGRTFGGPKLAPTISPNKTISGLIGGLITATLLGGIWAQSQGLHWVWLLLAPIFAFAAALGDLFESCMKRRAGVKDSGRILPGHGGVFDRLDGLVPVAVLTAFGVMAGLG
- the uppS gene encoding polyprenyl diphosphate synthase, with amino-acid sequence MDGNGRWATRRSLPRVAGHRAGAEAVRRTMQAAVDSGVEVLTLYAFSSENWRRSEDEVSDLKGLMRFYLERELGTLQKEKVRLKLIGEPAAFGNELYDRLQQAVEETRDNDRLTLVVALNYGSQAELVGAAKALARGVRDGSVDPESIDIAAIEDLLHTRDLPPLDLLIRTSGEVRLSNFLLWQAAYAELHFVDTLWPDFDEAAFNAALGEFARRQRRFGGR
- the frr gene encoding ribosome recycling factor: MPAYDKADVKRRMAGSVDALKSDLGGLRTGRASTALLDPIQVEVYGAKMPLNQVATVSVPEPRMISVQVWDKSNLNAVEKAIRSGGLGINPITDGQMIRLPIPDMTEERRKELAKLVSQYAEKARIAARNVRRDAMDALKTDEKKKEISEDEHKKLDTEVQKITDDTIKEIDAAAQAKEKEILGK
- the pyrH gene encoding UMP kinase; its protein translation is MARRFNRILLKLSGEALMGPGQFGIDQETVAAMASEVKAAKDAGFELCLVIGGGNIFRGMAGAAKGMDRAQADYMGMLATVMNALAVQNALEQIGVDTRVQSAIKMDQVCEPVIRRRAERHLAKGRVVIFAAGVGSPYFTTDTGAALRAAEMKCNALFKGTSVDGVYSADPKKVKDAKRFDTIGFDRVLAEDLKIMDAAAVALCRDNDIPIVVFNVRQPGNLAKVLAGEGVATIVQDQEER
- the tsf gene encoding translation elongation factor Ts, producing MADITAAMVKELRERSGAGMMDCKKALAENNGDIEQSIDWLRAKGLASAGKKAGRTAAEGLVGVAVEGTKGVVVEVNSETDFVAKNEQFQNFVRDVTKLALDGNGDVEALKGQTMPSGKSVDEALTENIATIGENQNLRRAKMLSVDDGAVVAYVHNAAAPGMGKIGVLVALAGDAPADKLESLGKQIAMHIAAANPLALTGDDIDPAVIEREAAIAREKNADKIAGKPADIAEKILKGPVDKFRKESALLTQAVVFDGKTPVQDYVSAEAKAAGGSATIVDFVRFQLGEGIEKQQSDFAAEVAAASGVKQG